In the genome of Ancylomarina subtilis, one region contains:
- a CDS encoding aminotransferase class IV — protein sequence MKECSQYKYLHNSKLRDTSEFRNEFFRRGLSLYEVIRVMNSKPVFLKEHLIRLENSAKQVGQFVWLNYSELVEKIEMVISRNGVRNGNIKIVFNIHQNNRNFYCYFVHHNYPDSQAYLEGVNTVVYNAERSHPNAKVYNHELRTYTNSIIESPEIFEVILMDNLNHITEGSRSNLFFIKADRLVTAPDDMVLNGIVRGKIIEICARMGIPVFKEDIPFETLSNYDAAFLTGTSPQILPIRSINAISFDVNHPLLKQLLEAYRKEIVHYFELI from the coding sequence ATGAAAGAGTGCTCGCAATATAAATACTTACACAATAGTAAACTTAGGGATACAAGTGAATTTCGAAATGAATTTTTTAGACGAGGTTTGTCTCTCTATGAGGTGATTCGTGTCATGAACTCGAAACCTGTCTTTTTAAAAGAACATTTGATACGTTTGGAGAATTCTGCGAAGCAAGTTGGACAATTTGTGTGGCTGAATTATTCAGAACTTGTCGAGAAAATTGAGATGGTTATCAGCAGGAATGGTGTGCGTAATGGAAATATTAAAATTGTATTTAATATTCATCAGAACAACCGTAATTTTTATTGCTATTTCGTACATCATAATTATCCTGATAGCCAAGCCTATTTAGAAGGCGTTAACACTGTAGTTTATAATGCAGAACGAAGCCATCCCAATGCAAAAGTTTATAATCATGAACTTCGAACCTACACGAATTCGATCATAGAAAGTCCGGAAATATTTGAAGTTATTTTGATGGATAATCTGAATCATATAACCGAGGGGAGCAGGTCCAACTTATTTTTTATTAAGGCTGACAGGTTGGTGACTGCTCCGGATGATATGGTGCTGAATGGAATTGTACGGGGTAAAATTATCGAGATATGTGCACGCATGGGAATTCCTGTTTTTAAAGAGGATATTCCCTTTGAGACCCTCTCGAATTACGATGCTGCATTCCTGACAGGAACGTCACCGCAAATACTTCCTATTCGAAGCATAAATGCCATTTCATTTGATGTCAATCATCCTTTATTAAAGCAACTTTTAGAAGCCTATAGGAAAGAAATTGTTCATTATTTTGAGCTTATTTAA
- a CDS encoding MBL fold metallo-hydrolase has translation MKLTFLGTGTSQGIPIIACKCPVCLSTDKKDKRLRTSALVEVDGQTIVIDSGPDFRYQMLRANVQQLDAILFTHEHKDHTAGLDDVRAFNWVNKRAIDVYAEKRVQASLKQEFAYVFAEFRYPGIPQLNLIDVDNKAFQINSTRILPIRAMHLKLPVFGYRIGDMAYITDANYIPAEEKEKLKGLKVLVLNALRREKHLSHFTLSEALALIEELKPEKAYLTHFSHQLGFHQEISKELPENVFMAYDGLAIDI, from the coding sequence GTGAAGCTTACATTTTTAGGAACAGGAACCTCACAGGGAATACCCATTATTGCTTGTAAATGCCCCGTTTGTTTATCTACTGATAAAAAGGACAAGCGCTTGAGAACATCTGCTTTGGTTGAAGTTGACGGGCAAACGATCGTTATTGATAGTGGTCCTGATTTCAGATACCAAATGTTGAGGGCCAATGTACAGCAGCTTGATGCGATTTTGTTTACACATGAGCATAAAGATCATACGGCCGGTTTAGACGACGTACGTGCCTTTAATTGGGTGAATAAGAGAGCAATTGATGTGTATGCTGAGAAGCGGGTACAGGCATCGCTGAAACAAGAGTTTGCCTATGTTTTTGCTGAGTTTCGCTATCCCGGAATTCCTCAATTGAATCTGATCGATGTCGACAATAAGGCTTTCCAAATAAATAGCACACGTATTCTTCCTATTCGGGCGATGCACTTAAAGCTGCCTGTTTTTGGTTATCGAATTGGTGATATGGCTTATATTACCGATGCCAATTATATTCCTGCAGAAGAAAAAGAGAAATTAAAAGGTTTGAAGGTTCTTGTTCTGAATGCCTTGAGAAGGGAAAAACATCTATCTCATTTTACACTTTCTGAAGCTTTGGCTTTAATTGAAGAGTTGAAGCCCGAAAAAGCATATTTAACGCATTTTTCTCACCAATTGGGTTTTCATCAGGAAATTTCAAAAGAGTTACCCGAGAATGTTTTTATGGCTTACGATGGTTTGGCAATAGATATTTAA
- a CDS encoding alpha/beta hydrolase family protein produces the protein MKKLLFTLIASSFLTMGIAQTNKRALRHSDYDGWKDIENQIISNDGDWLCYEVNPQRGDGYLYLYQHSTAKLDSFPRGYDAKFTPQSESLVFRIKTQFDTIRQAKLKKVKSKDLPKDSLAVLNLSNYKLDKYANLKSYQTSIDDGQWIAFLVETKKIETDTLKEAKKSKKKKAKGKDKIEVADLKLKNLLTDEVIDFSNISDYKLSRNGQAVAFISQSQDTVSKAEVSILKFKDKKPNAIFNETGLAKKLSISSKGDKLTFIFSADTCKQKRYNLHYFDSKLKHSKVILDSVNKTVTQDWEVNENSQLNFSRNGESLYFGIAPKIEKEKKDTLLDEEKYRLDVWSWKDPLLQSEQKVKLKKEQKRTYLAVYNCKKNTINQLADKSLPQVKLYDHGNADLALGSSSLPYQMEESWNDWFKDYYLINVKNGQSELVLKKKNSTVNISPSQKYLYWYETADSTWNTYNIASKKTCNLTQNIPFNFYSETHDMPSDPQPYGVMGWTKDDQYILIQDRYDIWKVDPKGKEKAKNLTQGLGRENNIRFSYVKLDTEERFIDWDKSLLLKAFGEYNKKSGFYRLINGETLQKICLDDVSYSNPVKAKKADRLVWKRSTFVDYPNLWLSDLNFENQKQISNANPQQKNILWGNVELVDWVSGDGEKLQGMLFKPENFDPNKKYPMLVYFYERVSDRLHKHYVPQPNWSIINPSYCVSNGYLIFMPDISYSKVGHPGESAYSSIVTGTLAMMDRFNFIDKDNVALQGQSWGGYQIAQLVTKTNLYKCAMSGAPVSNMTSAYGGIRWKSGRSRMFQYEHTQSRIGGTLWEKPLHYIENSPIFSITKVKTPLLIMHNDHDGAVPWYQGIEYFVAMRRLQKPCWMLSYNDEAHNLKRRANRMDLSIRMMQFFDYYLKGEPAPAWMIDGIPAIKKGKYDGYELKE, from the coding sequence ATGAAGAAATTATTATTCACCCTGATAGCAAGCTCATTTCTAACGATGGGTATTGCTCAAACCAATAAAAGAGCCTTAAGGCATAGCGATTATGATGGATGGAAAGATATCGAGAACCAGATCATTTCAAATGATGGCGACTGGCTTTGTTATGAAGTAAATCCACAGCGAGGAGATGGTTACCTTTATCTGTATCAACATTCAACAGCCAAACTCGATTCGTTTCCCCGAGGATACGACGCAAAATTCACACCTCAGTCTGAGAGTCTGGTATTCAGAATAAAAACTCAATTTGATACCATCAGACAAGCTAAATTGAAAAAAGTAAAATCCAAAGATTTACCTAAAGATTCGCTGGCAGTTTTAAATCTATCAAATTATAAACTGGACAAATATGCCAACTTAAAGTCATACCAAACATCTATAGATGATGGACAATGGATTGCATTCTTAGTAGAAACAAAAAAAATAGAAACAGACACGCTTAAAGAGGCGAAAAAATCTAAAAAGAAGAAAGCAAAAGGAAAGGATAAAATCGAAGTGGCTGATTTAAAGCTCAAAAATCTACTTACAGATGAAGTGATTGACTTTTCAAATATAAGTGATTACAAGCTATCCAGAAATGGACAAGCTGTTGCATTCATCAGTCAAAGTCAGGATACTGTTTCAAAAGCTGAAGTTTCTATTCTAAAATTCAAGGATAAAAAGCCAAATGCTATTTTCAACGAGACTGGACTAGCAAAAAAGCTCAGTATTTCTTCTAAAGGAGATAAATTAACCTTTATTTTCTCAGCCGATACTTGCAAACAAAAAAGGTACAATTTACACTACTTCGACTCAAAATTAAAACACTCAAAAGTTATATTAGATTCAGTAAACAAAACTGTTACCCAAGACTGGGAAGTGAATGAGAACAGCCAATTAAATTTCTCCAGAAATGGTGAGAGCCTATATTTTGGGATCGCGCCCAAAATTGAAAAGGAAAAAAAGGATACTCTTTTAGATGAAGAAAAGTACAGACTGGATGTATGGAGTTGGAAAGATCCCTTACTGCAGTCTGAACAGAAGGTAAAGCTTAAGAAAGAACAGAAAAGAACATATCTAGCTGTTTACAACTGCAAGAAAAACACAATCAATCAACTTGCGGATAAAAGTTTACCACAAGTTAAACTATACGATCATGGCAATGCTGACTTAGCTTTAGGAAGCTCATCTCTCCCCTACCAAATGGAGGAATCGTGGAATGATTGGTTCAAAGATTATTACCTAATCAATGTTAAGAATGGTCAGTCTGAATTAGTCCTTAAAAAGAAAAATTCAACGGTTAATATATCACCATCTCAAAAGTACCTGTACTGGTACGAAACGGCTGACAGCACATGGAATACTTACAATATTGCCAGCAAAAAAACGTGTAACCTGACTCAAAATATTCCTTTTAACTTTTATTCCGAGACGCATGATATGCCAAGTGATCCTCAGCCTTATGGCGTCATGGGATGGACAAAAGATGATCAATATATCTTAATCCAGGATCGTTACGACATATGGAAAGTTGATCCCAAAGGAAAAGAAAAAGCTAAGAACCTAACTCAGGGTTTAGGCCGCGAAAATAACATCCGCTTCAGCTATGTGAAACTTGATACAGAGGAACGCTTTATCGATTGGGATAAAAGCTTACTATTGAAGGCTTTTGGCGAATACAATAAAAAATCCGGTTTTTACAGATTAATAAACGGCGAAACTCTCCAGAAAATATGTTTAGATGATGTGAGTTACTCAAATCCTGTAAAAGCTAAAAAAGCCGATCGACTTGTATGGAAACGCTCAACATTTGTTGACTATCCAAATCTTTGGTTGAGTGATTTAAACTTTGAAAACCAAAAACAAATTTCTAATGCAAACCCTCAGCAAAAAAATATCCTTTGGGGGAATGTTGAACTTGTAGATTGGGTATCAGGCGATGGTGAAAAATTGCAGGGAATGCTTTTTAAACCTGAAAATTTTGATCCAAACAAGAAATACCCAATGCTTGTCTATTTTTACGAAAGAGTTAGCGATCGATTACATAAGCATTATGTGCCTCAACCCAACTGGTCAATCATCAATCCAAGTTACTGCGTGAGTAATGGGTACCTGATTTTCATGCCGGATATTAGTTATTCTAAGGTTGGACATCCGGGAGAGAGTGCATACAGTTCAATCGTAACCGGAACACTGGCTATGATGGATCGCTTTAATTTTATCGACAAAGATAATGTTGCCTTGCAGGGACAAAGTTGGGGTGGCTATCAAATTGCTCAGTTGGTAACAAAAACAAATCTTTACAAATGTGCGATGTCAGGTGCTCCTGTGAGTAATATGACTTCGGCTTACGGCGGTATTCGTTGGAAGAGCGGACGTAGCAGAATGTTCCAATACGAACATACACAAAGCCGAATTGGCGGAACGCTTTGGGAAAAACCCTTGCATTACATTGAGAATTCTCCAATTTTCTCAATTACTAAAGTGAAAACACCCCTACTCATCATGCATAACGACCATGATGGTGCTGTGCCATGGTATCAAGGGATTGAATACTTTGTTGCCATGCGTCGCTTACAAAAGCCCTGCTGGATGCTTTCATACAATGATGAAGCTCACAATCTAAAAAGACGTGCAAACCGAATGGATCTATCTATTCGAATGATGCAGTTTTTTGATTATTATTTGAAAGGCGAGCCAGCTCCTGCCTGGATGATTGATGGTATACCTGCCATCAAAAAAGGGAAATACGATGGCTATGAACTAAAAGAATAA
- a CDS encoding bile acid:sodium symporter family protein, translating to MIQLFTRIIRDRNFVLILAVVLGLTIGDWAENLKEYTFYILAVVMVFSTTGLSTKALFPLKKMIQPLLLGSVLNYFVFGAVIISLAYFLMPTPELFLGFVVIAATPPGLAVIPFSHILEGDIKYGIVGVLGAFISSVFLAPAIVGLLSNVDGGIDSGMLFMTMVKLVLIPMLISRLLLWEPIKPTVEKVRGRVVDWGFALLIFTAVGLNRQVFFSNFDVLFLVALVLFLSIFGLGWVYEKFAARIGVKKEVAMTQNLLLTIKSSGFAVVTALTLFGKEAAIPSAVMAVFVLLYLLYLSFRMEYRKKVKRNKE from the coding sequence ATGATACAACTTTTTACCCGCATAATACGAGATCGAAATTTTGTCTTAATATTAGCCGTAGTTCTCGGTTTAACGATAGGTGACTGGGCTGAAAATTTAAAGGAATATACCTTTTATATTTTAGCCGTTGTTATGGTTTTTTCGACTACAGGTTTAAGTACTAAAGCGCTTTTCCCTTTAAAAAAAATGATTCAACCCTTATTGTTAGGTTCAGTTCTTAATTATTTTGTCTTTGGCGCGGTTATTATTAGTCTGGCTTATTTCTTGATGCCTACTCCGGAATTATTTCTAGGTTTTGTTGTGATTGCAGCTACGCCTCCAGGTTTGGCAGTGATTCCTTTTTCGCACATTTTGGAGGGAGATATTAAATATGGCATTGTTGGAGTTTTAGGGGCTTTTATAAGCTCTGTTTTTCTGGCTCCGGCCATTGTTGGTTTGTTGAGTAATGTGGATGGAGGGATCGACTCCGGCATGCTTTTTATGACCATGGTTAAATTGGTTTTAATACCGATGTTGATCTCTCGATTATTGCTGTGGGAACCTATCAAACCAACTGTTGAGAAGGTGAGGGGACGAGTGGTCGATTGGGGATTTGCACTGCTTATTTTTACGGCAGTAGGCTTAAACAGACAAGTGTTTTTCTCAAATTTTGATGTCCTTTTTCTGGTAGCATTGGTTTTATTCCTCAGCATATTTGGTTTAGGTTGGGTGTATGAGAAATTTGCAGCGCGAATAGGAGTCAAAAAGGAAGTTGCCATGACACAAAATCTTCTATTGACGATTAAAAGCTCAGGCTTTGCAGTTGTTACTGCACTCACATTATTTGGAAAGGAAGCCGCCATACCTTCAGCAGTTATGGCTGTATTCGTATTACTCTATTTGCTTTATTTGTCTTTTAGGATGGAGTATAGAAAGAAGGTGAAAAGGAATAAAGAGTAA
- a CDS encoding sensor histidine kinase, which translates to MPSNNVHQIFCDSRNIVWLATDAGFFEFDGGKIIIRKELEHLYGERILSVCEDYDKNLWIVADNIGLCCFDGHSIKTYSHKDLGIKKGIQTVIFSSEYNNLVIGTTEGIFRISIKNKEKLLLTPFDTKETTHITRFIEDNNQFLAISKEAKKIFKCNFTTNQAKLLDRDDYLPLIEFNQFHTAQLLNELALKNEAFKIRNIEYDDIECEIIQKKQVTNETFYLIRYFIADVEYRKVLRVSEQEVEDFSQSNNIEDVFVQSIFIDDDESNIWLGTKNNGILHFQNSIFQYFNASYFNLDELAISDIATDDKGYIYIATKNEIIYFRENQIQKRISTSELCTIKDGRHSTVCEDKIQIFDIFNDGHSKLWLATNMGFYTLDLNNNSIKFIGISPAEKFVFTSEGQLCCLWKNEFSVFAGKNFQQKTFSYQISKSIKVDVSKIVSHNSEVWFATKQLGLFRFKSNEVKQFNKNNSDIHNVINDLLILPDGNMVAGGNNGSIYKLRYQNDKLNLIGVIDQDLGLSGNTIQGFQYLDDGSLWCGTNKGVYRFDYQSWKSDSAITYQFWNQTKGYYDRSGKKSVVDKDQNIWVQTNKQLLKITPSFIDDIQTSYCSIRLKKLQVYNKNWYPDSSKINVWTKEITGPIHLSDNQNYLTFSFGFQNCLNPGESIFRYQLKEFDTEWSDWSTNTQAVYSNLPSGDYILNIQGKHLNKANIIPFSIHVSVAYPWWKKPWFYAITFAALVALIIAVMRIYTHKIRKEEEERNKIGTSILGLKMKTLQNQLDPHFIFNALNSIQGYILEQETENALDYLSDFSTVLRKNIDNADKDYITLSDEIAYLKHYVKLEQMRFMDRFIFEIVLSKEINPYNYSIPPMLIQPFIESAIRFGLSDCKGDGLILITFDLEDNNYIRCTIEDNGIGRSKSKEFDAESRKSSHEKTMQIVQERISLLNKMNNNTFKYDYKVFDLFDESQKPIGTKVEIGLPFRKTENERI; encoded by the coding sequence TTGCCCAGTAATAATGTGCACCAGATATTCTGCGATTCTCGCAATATCGTTTGGCTTGCTACAGATGCAGGATTTTTCGAATTCGATGGAGGTAAAATCATCATTCGTAAAGAATTGGAGCACCTTTACGGAGAACGAATTTTATCTGTCTGCGAAGACTATGACAAGAACCTATGGATAGTAGCTGATAATATTGGCTTATGCTGTTTCGACGGACACAGCATCAAAACATACAGTCACAAGGATTTAGGCATCAAAAAGGGGATTCAAACTGTAATATTCAGCAGTGAGTACAATAATCTTGTAATCGGCACAACTGAAGGTATATTCAGAATCTCCATTAAAAATAAAGAGAAGTTATTACTAACACCTTTCGATACAAAAGAAACAACTCACATCACTCGTTTTATTGAGGACAACAATCAATTTCTTGCCATTTCTAAAGAAGCAAAAAAGATATTTAAGTGCAACTTTACGACCAATCAGGCTAAACTTTTAGACAGAGACGACTACCTTCCTTTAATTGAATTCAACCAGTTTCACACGGCACAACTTTTAAATGAACTGGCTCTAAAAAACGAAGCATTTAAAATTCGAAATATTGAATATGACGACATTGAATGCGAGATCATACAAAAGAAACAAGTGACGAACGAGACTTTTTACCTGATTCGATATTTCATTGCAGATGTTGAATATCGGAAAGTGCTGAGAGTTTCCGAACAAGAAGTTGAAGACTTCTCCCAATCAAATAATATTGAAGATGTATTTGTACAATCAATTTTTATTGATGATGATGAAAGTAATATTTGGCTAGGAACCAAAAACAATGGTATTTTACACTTTCAAAATTCAATTTTCCAATACTTTAATGCCTCCTATTTCAATCTGGATGAACTTGCTATTTCTGATATTGCGACTGATGACAAGGGCTATATATACATCGCTACAAAAAATGAAATCATCTATTTTAGAGAGAATCAAATCCAAAAGCGAATCTCTACCTCAGAATTGTGCACCATAAAAGACGGACGTCACTCAACGGTATGTGAAGACAAAATTCAAATTTTTGATATTTTTAATGATGGTCATTCGAAACTTTGGTTAGCAACCAATATGGGATTCTACACCCTTGATTTAAATAATAATTCCATTAAATTCATAGGTATAAGTCCTGCTGAAAAATTTGTTTTCACTAGTGAGGGGCAATTATGCTGTCTGTGGAAGAATGAATTCTCCGTTTTTGCCGGTAAAAATTTTCAACAAAAAACATTCTCTTATCAAATTTCAAAATCAATAAAAGTTGATGTCAGTAAAATTGTATCACATAATTCTGAAGTTTGGTTCGCCACAAAACAACTTGGACTTTTCAGATTTAAATCGAATGAAGTCAAGCAGTTCAACAAGAACAATTCTGATATCCACAATGTTATAAACGATTTACTCATATTGCCTGATGGCAATATGGTTGCCGGAGGAAATAATGGCAGCATCTACAAACTTAGATACCAAAATGATAAGCTTAATTTAATAGGAGTAATCGATCAGGATTTAGGGCTCTCAGGTAATACAATACAAGGTTTTCAATATTTAGATGATGGTTCATTATGGTGCGGAACAAACAAAGGAGTTTATCGTTTTGACTATCAATCCTGGAAATCGGATTCGGCAATTACATATCAATTTTGGAATCAAACAAAGGGCTATTACGACCGAAGTGGTAAAAAGTCAGTTGTTGATAAGGATCAGAATATCTGGGTACAAACAAACAAACAGCTTCTAAAAATAACCCCATCGTTTATTGATGATATACAAACAAGCTACTGCTCTATAAGGCTTAAAAAACTGCAGGTTTACAACAAAAACTGGTATCCCGATTCGTCAAAAATAAACGTTTGGACGAAAGAGATAACGGGACCGATTCATCTTTCAGACAATCAAAATTACCTAACCTTTTCATTTGGGTTTCAAAACTGTTTAAACCCTGGCGAAAGTATCTTTCGCTATCAGTTAAAAGAATTCGATACTGAATGGTCAGATTGGAGCACCAATACACAAGCTGTATATTCCAATCTTCCTAGTGGTGATTATATCCTAAATATTCAGGGTAAACATCTGAATAAGGCCAATATCATTCCCTTCTCTATTCATGTATCAGTTGCCTATCCTTGGTGGAAGAAACCCTGGTTTTATGCCATTACTTTTGCTGCTCTCGTAGCTCTTATAATTGCTGTCATGAGAATTTATACCCACAAAATTCGCAAAGAAGAGGAAGAACGAAATAAAATAGGTACAAGTATCTTAGGACTTAAGATGAAAACGCTTCAAAATCAACTTGACCCCCATTTTATTTTCAATGCACTAAACTCAATTCAAGGCTATATTTTAGAACAGGAAACAGAAAATGCACTTGATTATTTATCTGATTTTTCAACCGTTCTTCGCAAAAACATTGATAATGCGGATAAGGATTACATCACACTCTCAGACGAAATTGCTTATTTAAAACACTATGTGAAACTTGAACAAATGCGTTTCATGGATCGTTTTATTTTTGAGATCGTCTTAAGTAAAGAAATTAACCCTTACAATTATAGCATTCCACCAATGCTAATTCAACCCTTCATCGAAAGTGCCATCAGATTTGGATTATCTGATTGTAAAGGTGATGGTTTAATCCTGATCACCTTTGATTTGGAAGACAATAATTACATCCGTTGTACGATTGAGGACAATGGCATTGGACGTTCGAAATCGAAAGAATTTGATGCCGAAAGCCGCAAGTCTTCTCATGAGAAAACAATGCAAATTGTTCAGGAGAGAATATCCCTCCTTAATAAAATGAACAATAACACGTTTAAATACGACTACAAAGTTTTCGATCTATTTGATGAATCTCAAAAGCCGATTGGTACAAAAGTCGAAATTGGTCTGCCTTTTCGTAAAACAGAAAACGAACGCATTTAA
- a CDS encoding cache domain-containing protein, which produces MKHFSLFRHFQNISIGKAYLFLFSSLSSLVLIVIGGIWIYNEYAQFTLESNSLRDQFIEEHKKMLVENTKKSIDYIEFRENQSEETIKENLKTNVDQAYEIALHIYNKNKSILSEKAIQTRIKEAISAFRFNSKKRYIFINTLNGVGVLYPNNPEYEGRSLLNFKDINQNQLVINEIKHLKDSDESFIRYKNSKDIPNKYNAYNKISYVKKFKPYNWYMGSFAYADDFLEAIQSDCIERIKKMKVDKGNYFFIFSKNGTCLLHKDEKFQGRNYRTFEEEEDIEISRKILFPMGSKKDRFITYNLDNGEKISYLHDIDEWNWIIGSGFYTQSVENIIGQRRAVLYDRMINYSLKVVLLIVLTFVMLYLAARILSSKMNKSIYSFNDFFKKASTQSIKIDIDKLYFSDFKNMASTVNAMIDTRTKKENELKHAIELAEKSDQLKSAFLSNMTHEIRTPMNAIVGFSQLLQQDGLDDELRTEFVDHIVDNSNSLLALINDIIDFSVLETGTVKIDYSHFNLKNVFVEIKDKFERLKENNNKSNIDLVFPDYERLEKTHIYFDSHRLKQILTYLIDNAIKFTKQGEVVVDFKHENNTILFWVKDTGIGIPIEKQAYIFDKFRQGEESYTRRFGGTGIGLSISKQMVQHLQGEIWLESEINKGSVFYIKFPLMLNNSQN; this is translated from the coding sequence TTGAAACATTTTTCCCTTTTCAGACATTTTCAGAATATTAGTATTGGTAAGGCCTACCTTTTTCTTTTCTCTTCGCTTTCAAGCCTGGTTCTTATTGTTATAGGTGGAATATGGATTTATAATGAATATGCCCAATTTACCTTGGAATCCAATTCATTGAGAGATCAGTTTATCGAGGAACATAAGAAGATGTTAGTTGAGAATACTAAAAAGAGTATTGATTATATAGAATTTAGAGAGAATCAATCTGAAGAAACGATAAAGGAGAATTTAAAGACCAATGTGGATCAGGCTTATGAAATAGCTTTGCATATTTATAATAAGAATAAGAGCATTCTTTCTGAAAAGGCCATTCAGACTAGAATTAAGGAAGCAATTTCTGCTTTTAGATTTAACTCTAAGAAAAGATATATTTTCATTAATACCCTCAATGGAGTTGGGGTTCTTTATCCGAACAATCCGGAATATGAGGGACGTTCGTTACTGAATTTTAAGGATATTAATCAAAATCAGTTGGTCATTAATGAAATTAAGCATCTTAAAGATTCAGATGAATCCTTTATTAGATACAAGAATTCTAAAGATATTCCCAATAAATACAACGCCTACAACAAAATATCCTATGTCAAGAAATTTAAACCCTATAATTGGTATATGGGGAGTTTTGCATATGCGGATGATTTTTTAGAAGCTATACAATCGGATTGTATTGAAAGAATTAAGAAGATGAAAGTGGATAAAGGCAACTACTTTTTTATTTTTTCAAAAAATGGAACTTGTTTGCTTCACAAAGATGAAAAATTTCAAGGGCGTAATTACAGAACTTTTGAAGAGGAAGAAGATATAGAAATCTCAAGAAAGATTCTTTTTCCTATGGGATCGAAAAAGGATCGTTTTATTACCTATAATTTAGATAATGGCGAAAAGATTTCATATCTGCACGATATTGACGAGTGGAACTGGATTATAGGTTCGGGATTTTATACTCAAAGTGTTGAAAATATAATTGGCCAAAGAAGAGCTGTATTGTACGATAGGATGATAAACTATAGTTTAAAAGTCGTTCTGTTAATCGTATTGACTTTTGTAATGCTTTATTTAGCGGCCAGAATACTTTCATCCAAAATGAATAAAAGTATTTATTCATTTAACGATTTCTTTAAAAAGGCATCAACTCAGTCTATAAAGATAGATATTGATAAGCTTTATTTCTCTGATTTCAAGAATATGGCTTCTACTGTTAATGCAATGATAGATACCAGAACGAAGAAAGAGAATGAGTTGAAGCACGCTATAGAACTGGCGGAAAAGTCAGATCAGCTTAAGTCTGCATTTTTATCGAATATGACTCATGAGATTAGAACGCCGATGAATGCAATTGTGGGCTTCTCTCAGCTTTTACAACAAGACGGTTTAGATGATGAACTTCGAACTGAATTTGTGGATCATATTGTTGATAACAGTAATTCTTTATTGGCCCTAATTAATGATATTATTGATTTCTCTGTACTTGAAACGGGGACCGTAAAAATTGACTATTCTCATTTTAATCTGAAAAATGTATTTGTCGAAATTAAAGATAAATTTGAGCGTCTAAAAGAAAATAATAATAAATCAAATATTGATCTTGTTTTTCCGGATTATGAGCGATTAGAGAAGACTCATATTTATTTTGATTCTCATAGACTGAAACAGATTTTAACCTATTTGATTGATAATGCGATTAAGTTTACCAAACAAGGTGAAGTTGTCGTGGATTTTAAACATGAGAATAATACCATCTTGTTTTGGGTGAAGGATACAGGTATTGGAATTCCTATTGAGAAACAAGCCTATATTTTTGATAAATTCAGACAGGGGGAAGAGAGTTATACGCGTCGTTTTGGAGGTACAGGTATTGGCCTGAGCATATCCAAGCAAATGGTTCAACATTTACAAGGAGAAATATGGCTGGAGTCTGAAATTAATAAAGGGAGTGTGTTCTATATTAAATTTCCTTTGATGTTAAATAACTCTCAGAATTAA